Part of the Epinephelus fuscoguttatus linkage group LG24, E.fuscoguttatus.final_Chr_v1 genome, tctgtcaagactgCCAAGCTGAGCACATCTTCAAGTCCACCAAGCTGGCATGCCTTTTAAACATAGGAGCAGCagtaagaaaggaaaaaagagaaacgAACAGGAAGGAATAGTAGCAAAGCTCACTAAGTTATATTCCTATGGCTCCAACATATTTACCTGTGCTTTAAAAGGATCTGTCGCCATCTCGTGGTCAAAAGGAGGAATCAGCTGATTTTGACCCACAGGTGAAAGCAATCATTCGGTGATTTTCGAAAGCACAGCCACTCCATCTGTGTGAACAAGACATCAGAAGATCTGTGTTAAAGCTTTTTGTTGCACTTTGTTTTGGAAAACCTAAGACATGTCAGACAGGTGTTTGACTTTGAAAGACATCCGTCTTTCAGGGAATTTTATCCCAACTGGTCGACAGCTCCACAGGACTCCTCCATTGATGACTGCAACCAAACACCTGGATTTTTCTAATGAAGATTCAAATGAGGATCAGGAGGAACCACAGCAGAATATGGAGGTATAAGAAttgtttctctgcctctctttacCAAACAGTATATCATCTCTATGACACATACTCAAATCATTTTTTCTTGATAGCCAGATAGTCGAGATCAAAATGGGGATCACCGAAACACAATGTTTGAATTCAACCCAAACCCAGGTACCAAATGATTTAAACAGCACTTGTGTTACTGTATGATTGTGTGTTTCTTTAGAGAATAAACACATCTTaaagacatactgtacatttagaTCTAAACAGATCTCAGATGTTCTTgatttgattctttttttccccattttgcTCAAACCTTTCAGATGACTCTAGCTCCATGCTGAAGGGGATGAAAGGGTATAAGGCGACACCAGATGACTTGGAGTTTATTAAAAAGATGAAAGCAGAGAAAATTAACAAAGAACTGCAGGTAATTCAATcactcaattcaattcaatcacATTCTATACATCTATAGATGTATAGAGAAGGCAGTGTGCTGATGCAGTGGGATATTTTGGCTGTCCTCAGGGTGAactggaggagctgcagaggtTGTTGCAAAAGGAAAAGATGCATTTGGATCAGACATGTGTTTGCAGGGACACGCACTTGATTGAACTCAAAAAGGTGAGTTCCTAGTATCTTCAGCTTGATTTATAAAAGTACCACAACTCAAGGTTAACAAAGGTTTTTATCAAAAAGCAGCCACTTGATGATTACTTGTAGTTCTGTTTCTTTTTACCATCACAATTACCATGGGTGGATTGtaagacagtgggcccctgggcacagacttgcaaaaggccccaccacctctcatACACAGGAGCCAGACACACAGATTTGTGGTGGTTTAGTTTCCTTTTGTGGTCAAAACAAACcttttgtgtctggttttggACATTTAGTGTCgttttggtaattttgtgtctctttattgttttgcttctctctgtatgtgttttatatctctttgtagtttatTTGTGTCAACTCATAGTTAGTGGtacaagtaaacattccacCTCAAAAGATGCCGGCAGTCAAATATGTAAGACTTGCCATGGTATGAACAATAgttacaaaaccagccacaactcagccctgagcagtgTGACTGTcatctactgaccaatcaacagactgcagttttcacagctccaccttttagtaccagatctatgtgctaggtaccccaacagaagggtgACCAAAAATTGGGATGGTACCATTGGTTCCATctacaacttttcacagtggaaacagaaaaaaagtgtaccgaactgaaccgtactgcttGGTTGAAATgggtcttttgtgtctctttatgtttattttgaagctctgaagttgttttgtgtctccttgtagtcattttgagctttttttttttttttttgtagttttgtgtcccTGTGGAaattgtgtgtcttttgtagttgttttgagtcagtctttttttttttttttattgtgtttgtagtcattttgcttccctcgttttgtgtctctgtagttattttgttgttctttgtagTTTAGCCTGTTTttgtcgttttgtgtctttgtgagatttttgtctgtttgaagtCCTTTTGCTTCATTTTGTAGTTGGGTTTCTTTGTGGTCttcttgtttctctttgtggccattttgtatttctttgcgTCATTGTGAGTCTCTTCCTCGTCGATTTACGTGTGTTGATGCTCTGGAACATTTTTAAGGCTAAGGCCAGCCAACCCCTGACATTTTGGGCCTGTGGGCCCCTGTACCTGGTAGGCCCGtccagtaatccatccatggcaATAATTTATCTGAATGTTCAAGCATGTGTCTGGTACAGGTATTCTTACTAGCATTTTATATTGCCTCAGAATagcattgttttccaaaactttccaAAAATTGTAAATGTGAAGCTGAGGATGATGGATCTTTTGAGAGCATTCCTCTGGCATTTACAGTCTGTTAGATAACGGAAATTCACAGGCTTCAAACACAAGCCCACTGAGCCTGCAGaataacagaaaaacatgaaaacacagcacATAATCACAAACGTGTGTGAGAAGTTGGAAAGAACAAACTTATCCTGCAGCTCCCGATGAACCTGTTGGTTTTTCTGTCAGTTCCCATCCTGTGAAGATGTCATTGCGTGGGCAAAGGCAGTAATCAAAATGACATCGCTGTCGACAGACTTGACAGATAAAGATGGAAAGTCTCTCCTAGCCATGGTGACACCAGAAAACATCCAGAGAGCCATTGATGACAAGAGGCTTGAGCTCACTCAGATGAAGAAGATGCTGGCAAACAAGTAAGTGTTTGCATAATTAAGCTGTGTGCCAGTGGCGGTTCTAGGTCAGTTTCAATGGGGgggccaagctagggccagtccttttgatacaggggcacatacaagtgcggtcaaatatctaagtctgaacaataagatatatatatgtgtaaggggatccgggggcatgctcccccgggagaaaattttgtatttgatttaaaggcatcaatctggtgaattctgagagcaaagttatgatggcagaatatgcctagatttcaacatctttgtgctttttatgtgtgaaaaatgttccatttttactgataaaaacactagttgtactatgttatggtgaagggttacacttaaaatacggccaagtattagtggttaaacatttcagtaatcaaaagaaaaatgacagacgtactgatctgcctctggagggctattttaatatttaaaatcatgtgcagacaaaatattcttttaaaattctcacactcacaagtacagttccagatacgcaaaacaatacaaaatacgcaaaacgaaaggaaaacaaaaggtgagattcaaataaattacacacaaacaggcacaaattactgctttcctccctccctctcgatttgcaagtacagcaccctgaatcagagcatttcaaaagccctcaggtagttgaatgcctctgggacaggcccatttatagcaacccactggatccgtggcgtgcgcgatccggccgaggcgcgggtgctggagctaatagcagccatttaagaagctgctccaccagccgcGGCCTAGAAGCGGCTCGGCGCTCCGCTCCGCTAAAATTACGCGCCGGATCTATTTCTGACGGCGcgtcaatttgcacagaccaaatgagtcaaacaggaagtcaggcgcagaaaagacgagagtatccagtcgattttcaaaataaaagacccatgaaaactccggatcgtatttcacatcactacacaaacatgatgtgacaggcatgagtcaaatgaaaaggaaaaagttttcagagcttacctcaatggtgctgtgtgttgccgtgcaggctcagagttgtcttaaatacagccacacaattctctaCTGATGTTTTCTGGGTGTTTTCAAGAATGCTCACGAAGTGGATGTCACTATTCCTCAATATTCCGCTTAGAAATGCGGTCTGCTCTATCAACTCAGGCTCACATTAGCGCTAGGAGAGCGACGTCTGTGGTGAGGCCGGGGAgggtgagggggagggaggggggagccgAAGAATTCCCAGTAGGAGCTCCAGCCGGTGCgctacagagtgacgttcatttaccggaggcattttatatctggccattttttggagactgtggcagggcaaattagtcaatgtatgggaaacactaaacactagaaaactcaggcccttttccttcttgtgtggtgtattcTGCATGATTCACTGGGTGCGCCTCTTTAAGTGGTCCGACCGGCAACCTGTTGAGACGATTTAGTTCCGCGTTCCCCCTCCGACTCCTCGGCGGGGGGGCCACAGGGGGGGGGCGGACTCGGAGTTACGggggcactggcccctgctggcccccgccTAAAACCGCCATTGCTGTGTGCTCAAATCTTGAGTCAGTGAAGGTGATCAATAATGCACTTTAAAGGATCATTTGAAAGGCACAGTTGAGTACAACACCACCTTTTTAAAAGATAGGTGTGTAGTCTTTTTTGTGGTGCATTCATGAGCTGGTAGGAAGctcaaacacacaacagcaaCAAGGGAAGTTCGCCAAGGGCACTGAAAGTGCACGGTCAGATAGTGTAGATAGGGTAGGATACTAACATGGATTCTttgaaaacaggaagaagacAGAGGCTAAAGAGAGAACTCAACTTGAAAGGAAAATTGCCCGTGACCAGGTACGACAGGCTCcaacttgtttcattttattgttgtgtgGCTCTTGAATAATTTGCATCTGCTTTCAGCTGAAGATACAGATGTTAATGAGGGAGTTATTGGACCTGCAATCGGACCTTTCACAACAGGAGGTAAGAATCTGATTGAATTTTgttcaacattattttttaggGTTTGGCTGAGTAACCGAAGGCTTGTAAAGATTTGCTGTACCCTAAAAGAAAAACTGTGCTTTCACAGGAAGTCCATAAAGCTATTCAAATGCAGATCGACACCCAAGAAGCTCCAGAAATGGAAGCAGAAGAAGTATCAGATGATCTGCAAGTTGCTAAAGTACAAACAAAAAGTCAAGGACCAACAAAAACTGTTAAAACTGAGAAGCAACAAGATGCTACAATCCAAAGTAAATCAACAAggagcaaacacacagacaaccaGACCAGTGTGAAGGATGCAAATCAAAACACAGTTGAAACTCTGAAGACCGAGAAGCCGCCTAAGTCTGCTAAAGAGGCCAGGGGGCCACAACCAAACGCTCAAAGTCAAATGAAAACTGGGGAAGCTCGGCCCGTGGCTCCCTCGCAGGGCAGAAAGAAAGCTGCTGTAGCTGCAGGTGATACTGGAGACCCTGGTCTGAGGAGATCCAAGAGGATAGCCAGCAGGAAGTGATtgtatttgatttttgattCTCTTAAGGGCACTGTACTGCTAAGATTACACAAGGTGTTAAGTGTCACCTATGTTGGATGTAAATTTTAGTACTTTTTGTGTCAGCTGTTTTTAATcttatgaaaataaaatgatactTTTTAGAAGACTAGATTCACATCTGAGTGTTTATTGGTGTATAATAATGCTTTAAAGTTTCCCTTAAAAGTGTACAATAAAGTAAAGATATGACAATTATAAATGAAATTATTGCAGTGTTGATCATCTTTCCCAAGGAATTGAACTTCAATGTAAAATTTGACTTACTTAGTGTTTGTAGTGTAGAAGTCCATGGTATAGGTTGGTAGTCTGAAAAGAATTAGCAATTTcactctgtttctgtgtttacatggagGGTCTGCCATATTGAGTGCCATCCTAAACCAGCTAGTGAGGAGTGGAAGTGAGTTATAAATCCCCGCACAACCAGCCTGCATCGATGCCAATATACTGACCATGTGCAACGCAGAACTTTGTTCGTCATGGAAGAAGCTCCATACAAATAAAGTGCCACATGACTACCCTGAGGAGTAAACTGTTCAAACTAAGACATTTAATATTAATACAGATGTTAACATCTTAAATACATTGTGTTTAGGATCAAATATACATCCCTTAAGTCTCAGCTGCAAAAAGCAGCTTATGATAGGCATGATACGCTGCTAGTGcgtggcggcatcagggggaaatgcggtgGAAAAAGAAGGAACGTTAAGGTGGCGAAAAGTttaaccaccgactttcactcGAGAGTGGCGTTTGCATTCCATAAGTTTATAAAGCCGAaccctgaattttttttttccccaaaaccCCAACCATGCACATTTGTTGGCCAAACATAACCAAGCGCGACCCCTTACAGGataaaaattttgaaaatgactgaataaatgaattcatttaaataaaactgaccAGCAGGGGGAGACTCTACTACTTGCAAAAAGAAGTCAAATTGTTCACAAGTCAGTAAGAAAGTGAccctacttctcacttgatttattttctCAGGAAACATTTTCCAAATGAGTTTACAGGCTCAGCTGCTGCTTTCAAGTCTTCAATACGCCATGACGTTCATTTTGTACATTATTGTCCCATTTAGAGTCAAATAGACAATAAAGCCGGATATGCAACTCTGTGGCGactttgtgattgacaggttGCTACCACTTTGACTTGTCAGCGTAGCAATGTATTCCCTCCcaagctccaccctcttgttcAAATATGCTCACTTCTGGCTcccaaaaacaagatggcgaccgcctaaatgccaaacttgaggttTCAAAAGTCCACATACAAATGGGTGAGGTCACCATGGCTACATccactttttttaaacagtctaTGGAGCTGACTGAGGTTTAATGTTTGCTCAGGGACACCTCAAAATAGTGAATGCCTGTCAGCACCATGTCCTGAAGCCCAAACCCTCATgacaaactgaattaaatgTGAAGTTTAATTTGTGGTTAAGTAGGAATTCATTTTCAAACAGACCGCTGGAGCTCTATTCTTCTTCATCTTTACTGATGATTTGCTGATTGATTAGTAATTTGGTACTTATTGTGAATGCTTTGTTTTTGATGAGATCATGAAACCCAATCTCTGTAAGAGCCACCAACACTTCATCACACCTCATTTCTCTTTCACTGTCACAGTTGGAAATGAGTCACGAGCGCTGTTGAATCACTGCAGTTTCCTTCGAGTAATTCTTGGACAGCCGCGCAGCAATTTGGGTGTAACATTGTTAATCTTCCCAATCAATCGGTCTGAGcagggaggaagaaaaacacCCCGTATTCACTCTCCGTGAGTCTGGAGTGGGAAAACATTGTGCTGACAGCTGGAATGTTTCGAGGCACCTTCTTAAGTTACAAATTAAGTTTGAACTGACGGTCAGATTTTCCGTCATTTGCCAGGATTTGCTTCTCAAAAGGCTGCAGTCTTGACAACTGGAGGAACATCTATCTTCACAGCTAGAGCTCTGTTATATTTTCCCACCTTAAGTCTCGATCCTTGACTTTTTCTGCAATCTGGGAGGCTCGTTTTCAGTCTGACTGTAATCCCAAGACCCTGACGAGGGATTTccctttttcccctcacatacacacatcccTGATTGGTGAGATGTTTGTCCGATGGTCAAGCACGACGACCCGGCCAAGACCAAAGTAATACAAGCACAGGGTGGGAATCATGGCTCCATATCCTGCCATTAAGTTTAATAGTCTAATACCAATAAAGTCAACTTGCCTCTCCAGCAATCTTATCGTTAGCAGTGAGTTTATTCTAGAATGGATTTAGTTTTGGCTGCTTTTTGTCTTGTTATTCCAGCATGATTTCAGTTTTCTTCCCTGCGGCTCGGCGTTCCTCCGACTTTTCTGCTTGCCAAACCTGGAACCCTGAACTGCTTTTCAGAATCGAAGCATGGGAACATTACCTCAAATGCGTCAATTTCAGAAATCAGATCTTGTTTACGGAAGGAGTCCAAGCAGACGGCCGGGATCCTGGCCCAGGGAATTGTGGGTCGTGGATTATATATAAATTGCACATGTCTTTCGCCTTGTGACTGAATAAACTTTTCTCTGTATTTAGGCAATTCTTTAAACATTTTACCTGTTTACAAAATAGGCATAATAGCCAATCTATCAGTAGCCTTATCATATTATTTTGTAGTTTAgtatattaaaggaatacttcaactcccaaatga contains:
- the LOC125884997 gene encoding uncharacterized protein LOC125884997, with product MSDRCLTLKDIRLSGNFIPTGRQLHRTPPLMTATKHLDFSNEDSNEDQEEPQQNMEPDSRDQNGDHRNTMFEFNPNPDDSSSMLKGMKGYKATPDDLEFIKKMKAEKINKELQGELEELQRLLQKEKMHLDQTCVCRDTHLIELKKFPSCEDVIAWAKAVIKMTSLSTDLTDKDGKSLLAMVTPENIQRAIDDKRLELTQMKKMLANKKKTEAKERTQLERKIARDQLKIQMLMRELLDLQSDLSQQEEVHKAIQMQIDTQEAPEMEAEEVSDDLQVAKVQTKSQGPTKTVKTEKQQDATIQSKSTRSKHTDNQTSVKDANQNTVETLKTEKPPKSAKEARGPQPNAQSQMKTGEARPVAPSQGRKKAAVAAGDTGDPGLRRSKRIASRK